ACTATCATCATGGAAACAAGCGTTTTGTTTTTGGTTCTGAAATAAAAGCCATTGCCCAGTGTGTTGAGGTTGATCTTCAAACTGATTTCCAGGCGTTAAACGAGTATTTGGTCTTTGAGAACTGCTTTTCAAACAGAACTTTAAACTATAATATAAAGTCCGTACTTCCAGGTGAAATTGTATCTATAGATGTTTCAACGTTAAGTTTAGCCCGGGATTCTTTTTGGCTCCCTAAGTTTAACTATAGTCTATCACCAAGTGGGGGGACATATAAAGAATATCTTTCGACAGTTGAAAAAGCGGTAACTCGGCATTTATTGAGTGATGTCCCCGTTGGTGCCTATCTAAGCTCAGGTGTCGATTCGTCTACGGTAACTTATTGGGCCGCCAAGATCCTTAAAGGAAGAGAGCTAAAAACTTATACGGGGTCGTTCGGTATGAAAGGCTTCTATGATGAATGGGTTCCTGCAAAAAAGATTGCCACTGCTTTTCAATGCCAGAGTATGAATGTTTCTATATCTCCTGAAGATTTTATAGAAAATATAGAAGATGTTTTATGGCATCTTGATGAGCCTAAAGTAGGTATGGGATCTTTTTCTCAGTATATGGTGGCTAAAACAGCAGCTAAAGACGTGAAAGTCATATTAACAGGCCATGGCGGGGATGAGCTTTTTGCAGGTTACCCGATTTTTAAGGTTTTGTATGGACAAAATCAACTCATGAATTTATTTCGACATTCAACATCCCGGGAACTCATGTTCGCAATATATTTTTTAGTTGGTCCATACTTTAAAAAGGGGATTAAATATTTTTTACCTGAAGTTAATTCCCCTAATAACATAAGGGCGATGGTTCATCCGGATGTGCTGAAAGAATTGGAGATACAAAATCCCTATGGGGCGTTAGAAAAATTAAAACGGACAACTGAGAACAGTTATGAATTTTTGACCTTAAATTATCTTAAGCATTATTTACCAGCACTGTTTTCCGTTGAAGATAA
This window of the uncultured Desulfobacter sp. genome carries:
- the asnB gene encoding asparagine synthase (glutamine-hydrolyzing); translation: MCGIAGIIGEVHDKTTLNRMVSIMRHRGPDASGFFSFGAVQFGHCRLSINDLSQEANQPFVSEDKNLSVIVNGEVYNFKELRADLENQGFHFRSKSDSEVLLHGYAHYGTNIIEKINGMFAVAIYDIKANKVFLARDRLGIKPLYYHHGNKRFVFGSEIKAIAQCVEVDLQTDFQALNEYLVFENCFSNRTLNYNIKSVLPGEIVSIDVSTLSLARDSFWLPKFNYSLSPSGGTYKEYLSTVEKAVTRHLLSDVPVGAYLSSGVDSSTVTYWAAKILKGRELKTYTGSFGMKGFYDEWVPAKKIATAFQCQSMNVSISPEDFIENIEDVLWHLDEPKVGMGSFSQYMVAKTAAKDVKVILTGHGGDELFAGYPIFKVLYGQNQLMNLFRHSTSRELMFAIYFLVGPYFKKGIKYFLPEVNSPNNIRAMVHPDVLKELEIQNPYGALEKLKRTTENSYEFLTLNYLKHYLPALFSVEDKISMAHSLESRTPLCDNEILDLALSVPLWKKLQSFEPKHIPKVAMRGKLPPLVYNIPKKGFPTPLLFWFKHELQNFMREFILDNLEFARFFKREQVENLIRSHCRKKINTPFLEISAHKLWMIINLILYFKNQKYRYLR